The Maniola hyperantus chromosome 9, iAphHyp1.2, whole genome shotgun sequence genome includes a region encoding these proteins:
- the LOC138402773 gene encoding uncharacterized protein, with the protein MLSSPAESSIKQYDVCLKKWFTHCNRNSINMLEAPVPEVLQFLTSLYSSGAKYGTLNSCRAALSLILGSNISKDERIVRFFKGVFRLRPPLPKYNITWDTSRVLDYLSRYYPYEDLSLETLTMKCVTLLALVTTHRLQTLSKIKVINIEIVSSQIIIKIPDLIKTSKPGSNQPALILPFFPERPAICPAQALTAYISRTSTLRSQDDLFISYKKPFKVVSTQTLSRWIKTVLKESGIDVSIFSAHSTRHAATSKAYRAGINIDIIRKTAGWSQNSSTFWKYYNRDLICNQENSSIAKAIIGK; encoded by the coding sequence ATGCTATCATCCCCGGCAGAAAGCTCCATCAAACAGTACGATGTTTGCTTGAAGAAATGGTTTACACATTGTAACAGGAATTCAATAAATATGTTGGAAGCACCAGTCCCAGAGGTATTACAATTCTTGACATCACTTTACAGTAGTGGAGCTAAATATGGAACTCTCAATAGCTGTAGAGCCGCATTATCTCTAATACTAGGTTCAAATATATCTAAAGATGAGAGaattgtaagattttttaaggGTGTCTTTAGACTAAGACCACCTCTTCCCAAATATAACATTACATGGGACACCTCTCGTGTTCTGGATTATTTGTCTAGGTATTACCCTTATGAAGACCTATCCTTAGAAACATTAACAATGAAATGTGTTACTTTGCTAGCTTTAGTGACAACACACAGATTACAAactttatcaaaaattaaagtaatcaACATAGAAATTGTATCttcacaaataataattaaaatcccTGATTTAATCAAAACTTCTAAACCAGGCTCTAATCAACCTGCTCTTATATTGCCTTTCTTTCCAGAGAGACCTGCTATATGTCCAGCACAAGCTCTTACAGCTTATATAAGTAGAACCTCTACATTACGTAGTCaagatgatttatttattagttataaaAAACCTTTCAAAGTAGTTTCAACCCAAACATTAAGTCGCTGGATAAAAACCGTACTGAAAGAGAGCGGTATTGATGTATCCATATTCTCTGCCCACAGCACCAGACATGCTGCAACTTCTAAAGCTTATAGAGCAGGCATCAACATAGATATTATTCGCAAAACTGCGGGCTGGAGCCAAAACTCCAGCACGTTttggaaatattataatagagaTTTGATTTGTAATCAGGAAAATTCCTCTATAGCCAAAGCAATCATAGGAAAATAG